In one window of Gemmatimonadota bacterium DNA:
- a CDS encoding ankyrin repeat domain-containing protein has translation MDLRAELASAAQTGDVARLRELLDHNRDFSTMPDQAGCTPLHYAAYFGHLEAARYLLSIGADPAALSMDPLRNQPLHAAATAGHAAVVTLLLGAGADPNAEQSGQWTPLHGAAEKGHVEVVRALLAAGARPDRASYSGATPRSLARDKAHAQVVALLEPAPGTP, from the coding sequence ATGGACCTCCGCGCCGAACTCGCCAGCGCCGCGCAGACGGGCGATGTCGCCCGCCTCCGCGAGCTGCTCGACCACAATCGTGACTTCTCCACCATGCCCGACCAGGCCGGCTGCACGCCGCTCCACTACGCGGCCTACTTCGGGCATCTGGAGGCGGCGCGCTACCTCCTCTCCATCGGGGCGGACCCGGCCGCGCTCTCCATGGACCCGCTGCGCAACCAGCCGCTGCACGCGGCCGCGACTGCGGGTCACGCGGCGGTCGTGACCCTGCTGCTCGGCGCCGGCGCCGACCCGAACGCCGAGCAGAGCGGCCAGTGGACGCCCCTGCATGGCGCGGCGGAGAAGGGCCACGTCGAGGTGGTGCGGGCCCTCCTCGCGGCGGGCGCACGGCCGGACCGCGCCAGCTATTCCGGGGCGACGCCGAGGTCGCTGGCGCGCGACAAGGCGCACGCGCAGGTGGTGGCCCTCCTCGAACCCGCTCCCGGCACCCCGTAA
- the miaA gene encoding tRNA (adenosine(37)-N6)-dimethylallyltransferase MiaA, translating to MAAVRTPVLLGPTGIGKTAVAFALLQHWPLEVISADSRQVYRGLDIGTAKPPARWLARLPHHGLDLVAPGERYSAGRFAADAPLWIASILLRERMPVVVGGTGLYVKALVDGLFAEPPLDPTRRHELERWTRTLEPIDLVRWAARLDPGFQGGGRQRAVRAVEVALLTGRPLSYWQAAARAQGAVRPWYVVLTAPRPVLHQRILVRAEEMVRRGMIEEVAAVLADGLRPGAPGLDAIGPREAVEYLHGLRTRDSVAEAVAIASRQYAKRQETWFRHQLDGPVLTLDATRPPEEIAAEIAARWAAAGP from the coding sequence TTGGCCGCCGTTAGGACCCCGGTCCTCCTCGGCCCCACCGGGATCGGCAAGACCGCCGTCGCCTTCGCCCTGCTGCAGCACTGGCCCCTCGAGGTGATCTCCGCCGATTCCCGCCAGGTGTATCGCGGGCTCGACATCGGCACCGCCAAGCCCCCGGCCCGCTGGCTGGCCCGGCTCCCGCACCACGGGCTCGACCTCGTGGCGCCGGGCGAGCGCTACAGCGCCGGGCGCTTCGCCGCCGACGCGCCGCTGTGGATCGCCTCCATCCTCCTGCGGGAGCGGATGCCGGTGGTGGTGGGTGGCACCGGGCTCTACGTGAAGGCGCTGGTCGACGGCCTCTTCGCCGAGCCGCCGCTCGACCCTACCCGCCGCCACGAGCTCGAGCGCTGGACCCGGACCCTCGAGCCGATCGACCTGGTGCGCTGGGCCGCGCGCCTCGATCCCGGGTTTCAGGGGGGCGGGCGGCAGCGGGCGGTGCGGGCCGTCGAGGTGGCGCTGCTCACCGGCCGGCCGCTCAGCTACTGGCAAGCGGCCGCGCGCGCACAGGGGGCGGTGCGCCCCTGGTACGTGGTGCTCACGGCGCCGCGCCCGGTGCTGCACCAGCGCATCCTGGTCCGGGCCGAGGAGATGGTCCGCCGCGGCATGATCGAGGAGGTGGCGGCGGTGCTGGCCGACGGGCTCCGGCCCGGCGCGCCGGGGCTCGACGCGATCGGCCCCCGGGAGGCGGTGGAGTACCTGCACGGCCTGCGCACCCGGGACAGCGTGGCGGAGGCGGTGGCGATCGCCAGCCGGCAGTACGCCAAGCGCCAGGAGACCTGGTTCCGCCACCAGCTCGACGGGCCGGTCCTCACGCTCGACGCCACCCGTCCACCGGAGGAGATCGCGGCCGAGATCGCCGCCCGCTGGGCCGCGGCCGGGCCCTGA
- a CDS encoding C40 family peptidase, protein MRAALALLLLGATPAAAQGPGFQIGHLFTDPAANSYRLGTAGRLTGPLGAALHATVVDGRAPLGNLWGIGVDFTLFRSGAAGVYVVGGVEGGLATRGDQELWGSWSTGLGYEVFPLRGLSLAAEGRYREVNGRYDGMELGVRLGLDRRSRGGGSSRPSPPAAAGPSALATSAADAAPAPEVVRADLDRAGVTEEHGRLIGLVVQDALDVMGMPYRWGDEGEEGFDCSGLIQYAFGRHGIALPRRSTDQARQGTEVPRSLESLRPGDVLTFANRGTRITHVGLYVGNGRFIHSARGGVQLSVLGPDDVSGRWWFRRWIGARRIIG, encoded by the coding sequence ATGAGAGCCGCACTGGCGCTGCTGCTGCTCGGCGCCACGCCGGCCGCCGCCCAGGGGCCGGGGTTCCAGATCGGCCACCTGTTCACGGACCCGGCGGCGAACAGCTACCGCCTGGGCACCGCCGGGCGGCTTACCGGGCCGCTCGGCGCCGCGCTGCACGCCACCGTCGTCGATGGCCGCGCCCCGTTGGGCAACCTGTGGGGGATCGGCGTCGACTTTACCCTGTTCCGGAGCGGCGCGGCGGGCGTCTACGTGGTCGGCGGGGTCGAGGGTGGCCTCGCCACCCGGGGTGACCAGGAGCTCTGGGGCAGCTGGTCCACGGGCCTTGGCTACGAGGTCTTCCCCCTGCGGGGGCTCTCCCTCGCGGCCGAGGGCCGGTACCGCGAGGTCAACGGCCGCTACGACGGCATGGAACTCGGCGTCCGGCTCGGGCTGGACCGCCGCAGCCGGGGTGGCGGATCGAGCCGACCCTCGCCCCCGGCCGCCGCCGGCCCGAGCGCGCTTGCCACCTCTGCCGCCGATGCGGCGCCCGCTCCGGAAGTGGTCCGGGCCGACCTGGACCGCGCCGGTGTGACCGAGGAGCACGGCCGGTTGATCGGCCTGGTGGTGCAGGACGCGCTGGACGTGATGGGCATGCCCTACCGCTGGGGCGACGAGGGCGAGGAAGGCTTCGACTGCTCCGGGCTCATCCAGTACGCCTTCGGCCGCCACGGGATCGCGTTGCCGCGGCGCAGCACCGACCAGGCCCGACAGGGCACCGAGGTCCCCCGCAGCCTCGAGAGCCTGCGCCCCGGCGACGTCCTGACCTTTGCCAACCGGGGTACCCGCATCACCCACGTGGGGCTCTACGTGGGCAATGGCCGGTTCATCCACAGCGCCCGGGGCGGGGTCCAGCTGAGCGTGCTCGGCCCGGACGATGTCTCCGGACGGTGGTGGTTCCGGCGCTGGATCGGGGCGCGCCGCATCATCGGTTGA
- a CDS encoding biotin--[acetyl-CoA-carboxylase] ligase, whose translation MDGPTVCQLDETASTQDVLHEMAAAGAATGSAVVAQAQTGGRGRRGRTWASPAGGLWLSVLCRPPADGALDVLSLRVGLAVGGALEAACPGTRLALKWPNDLMLMDRKLGGILCEARWQGGVPGWVAVGLGLNVCNPIPEDLAPVAIALAAVAPDATPGGLQERLLGAIRHAGGQGGPLRPAELADWAARDWLAGRRLAAPVAGRAAGLSADGALRVTTDDGATELVRAGTVALDAGAPGPSQGGAIRP comes from the coding sequence ATGGACGGGCCCACGGTGTGCCAGCTCGACGAGACGGCCTCCACCCAGGACGTCCTGCACGAGATGGCCGCGGCCGGGGCGGCGACCGGCAGCGCCGTGGTGGCCCAGGCGCAGACCGGCGGACGCGGGCGCCGGGGGCGCACCTGGGCCTCGCCGGCGGGGGGCCTGTGGCTGAGTGTCCTCTGCCGCCCGCCCGCCGATGGCGCCCTCGACGTGCTCAGCCTCCGGGTGGGCCTCGCGGTGGGCGGCGCGCTCGAGGCCGCCTGCCCGGGCACGCGGCTGGCGCTCAAGTGGCCCAATGACCTCATGCTGATGGACCGGAAGCTGGGCGGCATCCTGTGTGAGGCACGCTGGCAGGGCGGGGTGCCGGGGTGGGTCGCAGTGGGCCTCGGGCTGAACGTCTGCAACCCCATCCCGGAGGACCTCGCGCCGGTGGCCATCGCGTTGGCCGCCGTGGCGCCCGACGCGACCCCGGGAGGCCTGCAGGAGCGACTCCTCGGCGCCATCCGCCACGCCGGAGGGCAGGGAGGCCCGCTGCGTCCGGCAGAGCTCGCCGACTGGGCCGCGCGCGACTGGCTCGCGGGGCGGCGGCTGGCGGCGCCGGTGGCGGGGCGGGCCGCCGGGCTCTCCGCCGATGGTGCGCTCCGGGTCACCACCGACGATGGCGCCACGGAGTTGGTGCGTGCCGGCACGGTGGCGCTGGATGCGGGAGCCCCCGGGCCGTCCCAGGGCGGCGCGATCCGTCCGTAA
- a CDS encoding BatD family protein: MIALALGLMLVAQQARGPEVMLAVDRDRVAPGDVITLTIRVVSDLSDPIRVDLPTLGGVELESRSERSDVSTGDKAGRSTWIELKLRAVTPGEWRLGPVNVRQGIAYAQGDAVAITIEGGTPAAVTASLSDRLSRIIQRAPPPGALGAAGISVALSDDRVVVGQQVDVVTLAWFERETRQRLRRAPTVEPPQIEGVWSYPQLVPGGIAATRQVGGKWYDLFVLHQVAFPLTPGRFAVSPARLTYHLPLAYQFFSQEERYELASDPTSFAALALPDAGRPPGFAGAVGHGLSVTRTLTPASGRQGEAFTAEIVVRGEGNVALWPEPGVRWPAGVRVYPEAAEERPASNGGRFGGRKTFHFLLIPDSAGTLSVPALAYPYFDPESGTYQQVTVPPGVMVVAPRGERVVARAEPPPIRLDLRVPLGRRVQAALPVAAWWLLALAPLLVWLVPRLPRLRRPRGPAPAPRAETLGLAHRRVVRALAEVGERGEDAGRLGALKARLDAARFSRDAVAGEHALLTEVEQVLASHPDGGSPSRRRWRQRAGLIVVLGILGAGAGAAQAGPEQLYEAGAYRAAAVGFLRRASLGPDVTAHWFNLGAAAFRGGSDAAALVAYVRAARLSPRDGGVRRALVLLPPADSRAADDLWVAPVTPEELWLVGLVTWLAGWAGILVTRTWRGRWVVLLAGGATLVAAGEGLAWRYARPLAVVAENQQLRLSPHELAPAVGEAALLSTVRLGPARGAWVQVELPGGQRGWAEAAGLVPLDAPRIP; the protein is encoded by the coding sequence GTGATCGCGCTGGCGCTGGGCCTGATGCTGGTGGCGCAGCAGGCGCGCGGACCCGAGGTGATGCTCGCGGTCGACCGTGATCGCGTGGCTCCGGGCGACGTGATCACCCTGACCATTCGCGTGGTCAGCGATCTGTCCGATCCGATCCGGGTGGACCTCCCGACGCTGGGCGGCGTGGAGCTCGAGTCGCGCAGCGAGCGGAGCGACGTCAGCACCGGCGACAAGGCCGGCCGCAGCACCTGGATCGAGCTCAAGCTGCGGGCGGTGACGCCGGGAGAGTGGCGCCTCGGGCCCGTGAATGTCCGGCAGGGCATCGCCTATGCCCAGGGCGATGCCGTGGCCATCACCATCGAGGGTGGTACCCCCGCCGCCGTCACGGCGAGCCTCTCCGACCGGCTCAGCCGGATCATCCAGCGGGCCCCACCCCCGGGCGCCCTCGGCGCGGCGGGAATCTCGGTGGCGCTCTCCGATGATCGCGTCGTCGTGGGGCAGCAGGTGGACGTGGTGACGCTCGCCTGGTTCGAGCGCGAGACCCGGCAGCGGCTGCGCCGGGCCCCGACCGTCGAGCCCCCCCAGATCGAGGGCGTCTGGAGCTACCCGCAGCTGGTCCCCGGGGGCATCGCCGCGACCCGGCAGGTCGGCGGGAAATGGTACGACCTCTTCGTGCTGCACCAGGTGGCGTTTCCGCTGACCCCGGGCCGTTTCGCCGTGAGTCCGGCGCGCCTCACCTATCACCTCCCCCTGGCGTACCAGTTCTTCAGCCAGGAGGAGCGCTACGAGCTCGCCAGTGACCCGACCAGCTTTGCCGCGCTGGCGCTGCCCGACGCCGGCCGGCCCCCCGGCTTCGCGGGGGCCGTGGGGCACGGACTCAGCGTGACCCGCACCCTCACGCCCGCGAGCGGCCGGCAGGGTGAGGCGTTCACCGCCGAGATCGTGGTGCGGGGCGAAGGCAACGTGGCGCTGTGGCCGGAGCCGGGGGTGCGCTGGCCGGCCGGGGTCCGGGTGTATCCGGAGGCCGCCGAAGAGCGGCCCGCCTCGAACGGCGGCCGGTTCGGGGGCCGGAAGACATTTCACTTTCTCCTGATCCCCGATTCCGCCGGCACCCTCAGCGTCCCCGCCCTGGCCTATCCGTACTTCGACCCCGAGTCGGGGACCTACCAGCAGGTGACGGTGCCCCCCGGGGTGATGGTGGTGGCGCCGCGCGGCGAGCGAGTGGTGGCCCGGGCCGAACCGCCGCCGATCCGGCTCGACCTGCGGGTGCCCCTCGGCCGCCGAGTGCAGGCGGCGCTCCCCGTGGCGGCCTGGTGGCTGCTGGCGCTCGCGCCGCTGCTCGTGTGGCTGGTCCCCCGACTTCCGCGGCTCAGGCGCCCGCGCGGCCCCGCGCCGGCTCCCCGTGCCGAGACCCTCGGCCTGGCGCACCGCCGGGTGGTGCGCGCCCTGGCCGAGGTGGGCGAACGGGGCGAGGACGCCGGTCGCCTGGGGGCCCTCAAGGCCCGGCTGGACGCGGCGCGGTTCTCCCGCGATGCCGTCGCCGGGGAACATGCCCTGCTCACCGAGGTGGAGCAGGTGCTCGCCTCGCACCCCGACGGCGGCTCCCCCAGCCGGCGGCGCTGGCGGCAGCGGGCTGGGCTCATCGTGGTGCTCGGCATCCTGGGAGCGGGGGCCGGCGCGGCGCAGGCGGGCCCGGAGCAGCTCTATGAGGCGGGGGCATACCGCGCCGCGGCGGTCGGCTTCCTGCGCCGGGCCTCACTCGGGCCCGACGTCACCGCCCACTGGTTCAATCTCGGCGCCGCCGCGTTCCGCGGAGGCAGCGATGCGGCGGCGCTCGTGGCCTACGTGCGGGCGGCGCGGCTCAGCCCGCGGGATGGCGGGGTGCGGCGGGCGCTGGTGCTGCTGCCGCCGGCCGACTCCCGCGCGGCCGATGACCTGTGGGTGGCACCGGTCACGCCCGAGGAGTTGTGGCTGGTGGGGCTCGTCACCTGGCTGGCCGGCTGGGCGGGCATTCTCGTGACGCGGACCTGGCGGGGGCGGTGGGTGGTGCTCCTCGCGGGCGGGGCCACGCTGGTCGCGGCGGGGGAGGGGCTGGCCTGGCGCTACGCGCGCCCGCTGGCGGTCGTGGCGGAGAACCAGCAGCTCCGGCTCTCACCGCACGAGCTGGCCCCGGCGGTCGGCGAGGCCGCCCTGCTGAGCACGGTGCGGCTGGGCCCGGCGCGGGGCGCCTGGGTGCAGGTCGAGCTCCCCGGTGGTCAGCGCGGCTGGGCGGAGGCCGCGGGCCTCGTCCCGCTGGATGCGCCCCGGATCCCCTGA
- a CDS encoding undecaprenyl-diphosphate phosphatase, producing MTPGEFFDASVLGLVEGITEFLPISSTGHLIVAADWLQFTGPRAKTFEIFIQLGAILAIVWIYRDRFLGVARHALHEPDSRRFLTNLLLGFLPAAVVGFLIHGWIKEHLFTPTVVAWGFIGGGVVMLLIERRRPVPTVTDAATIAPSTAFAIGLAQMLALVPGVSRSGATIMGGYLLGLSRTAATEFSFFLAVPVLAAAAGYDLLKSLDLLVAADVPVFAAGFVVAFLSAFVVVKALLRYVAHHSFVPFAWYRIAFGAFLLWLAGQRGLGA from the coding sequence GTGACCCCGGGCGAGTTCTTCGACGCCTCCGTCCTCGGGCTGGTCGAGGGTATCACCGAGTTCCTGCCGATCTCGAGCACCGGGCACCTGATCGTCGCGGCCGACTGGCTGCAGTTCACCGGGCCCCGCGCCAAGACCTTCGAGATCTTCATCCAGCTGGGCGCCATCCTGGCCATCGTGTGGATCTACCGCGACCGGTTCCTGGGGGTGGCGCGCCACGCGCTCCATGAACCCGACAGCCGGCGCTTCCTCACCAACCTGCTGCTGGGATTCCTGCCGGCGGCGGTGGTCGGGTTCCTCATCCACGGCTGGATCAAGGAGCACCTGTTCACGCCGACGGTGGTGGCGTGGGGATTCATCGGCGGCGGGGTGGTGATGCTCCTGATCGAGCGCCGCCGCCCCGTCCCGACGGTCACCGATGCCGCGACGATCGCCCCGTCCACGGCCTTCGCCATCGGCCTGGCGCAGATGCTCGCCCTGGTGCCCGGCGTCTCCCGGTCCGGGGCCACGATCATGGGAGGGTACCTGCTCGGCCTCTCCCGCACCGCGGCAACCGAGTTCTCGTTCTTCCTCGCGGTGCCGGTCCTCGCCGCCGCCGCGGGGTACGACCTGCTCAAGAGCCTCGACCTGCTGGTGGCGGCCGACGTGCCGGTCTTCGCGGCGGGCTTCGTGGTGGCGTTCCTGTCGGCGTTCGTGGTGGTCAAGGCGCTGCTGCGTTACGTGGCGCACCACAGCTTCGTGCCCTTCGCCTGGTACCGGATCGCCTTCGGGGCCTTCCTCCTCTGGCTCGCCGGCCAGCGCGGCCTCGGCGCCTGA
- a CDS encoding type III pantothenate kinase, producing MLLTLDVGNTEITVGLFQGEALAGHWRLTTNPDRTPDEWGTSLGAFLLHAGHSPNEVRAAVIGSVAPGVTQSLLEAVRNLTGARVTVVDATSPLPIRLDVDEPLSVGADRIINTLAAVERYRCDTVVVDFGTATTFDCITADGRFIGGVIMPGLRTSADHLTRRAAKLPATELRPPERVIGRRTEECIRAGVLLGAADAVDGLVARIIAEWPTPTRPRVVATGGLATTIVPLTRSIELVDPDLTLHGLRIAAGHLGAQW from the coding sequence ATGCTCCTCACACTGGACGTCGGCAACACCGAGATCACGGTCGGCCTGTTCCAGGGCGAGGCGCTCGCCGGGCACTGGCGGCTCACCACCAATCCCGACCGGACCCCGGATGAATGGGGCACCTCGCTCGGGGCCTTCCTCCTGCACGCGGGTCACTCCCCGAACGAGGTCCGCGCGGCGGTCATCGGGTCGGTGGCGCCGGGGGTCACCCAGAGTCTCCTCGAAGCCGTCCGGAACCTGACGGGCGCGCGGGTCACCGTCGTGGATGCCACCTCGCCGCTGCCCATCCGGCTCGATGTGGACGAGCCGCTCAGCGTCGGCGCCGACCGGATCATCAACACGCTCGCCGCCGTGGAGCGCTATCGGTGCGATACGGTCGTGGTGGACTTCGGGACGGCCACGACCTTCGACTGCATCACCGCCGATGGCCGCTTCATCGGCGGGGTCATCATGCCGGGCCTGCGGACCTCGGCCGACCACCTCACCCGCCGCGCCGCCAAGCTGCCGGCCACCGAATTGCGGCCCCCGGAGCGGGTGATCGGGCGGCGCACCGAGGAGTGCATCCGGGCCGGCGTGCTGCTCGGGGCCGCCGACGCGGTGGACGGCCTGGTGGCCCGCATCATCGCCGAATGGCCGACGCCCACGCGGCCCCGGGTCGTGGCCACCGGCGGGCTGGCCACCACCATCGTGCCGCTCACCCGCAGCATCGAGCTGGTCGACCCGGACCTCACCCTCCACGGCCTCCGCATCGCCGCCGGCCACCTGGGGGCACAGTGGTGA
- the bshA gene encoding N-acetyl-alpha-D-glucosaminyl L-malate synthase BshA gives MRIGITCYPTYGGSGALATELGLALARRGHEVHFISYASPFRLRGFAERVVFHEVDTAISHYPLFDHFPYTLALASKQYEVARREELDILHVHYAIPHATTAWLAREMLAGERKVRVITTLHGTDITLVGQEASFYQITKFSIEKSDEVTAVSNFLRDETYRTFGCVSCNVEVIPNFVNLEEYRPDPDARREALAPAGNRVVTHISNFREVKRVKDVVRIFARIRKAMPATLVMIGDGPERGDAEREAEQLGVAESVRFLGRLDRVASILQASDLFLLPSQSESFGLAALEAMACGAPAVGSRVGGLPEVIEDGVSGLLELPGSVEAMGRRAVELLQDPGRYAAMREAAIAQANRFSADRIVPMYEAVYARAMA, from the coding sequence ATGCGCATCGGCATCACCTGCTATCCCACCTACGGCGGATCGGGGGCCCTCGCCACCGAACTGGGCCTGGCCCTCGCGCGGCGCGGGCACGAGGTGCACTTCATCTCCTACGCGTCCCCCTTCCGCCTGCGGGGCTTCGCGGAGCGGGTGGTATTCCACGAGGTGGACACGGCCATCTCGCACTACCCGCTGTTCGACCACTTCCCGTACACCCTGGCCCTCGCGTCCAAGCAGTACGAGGTGGCCCGGCGGGAAGAACTCGACATCCTGCACGTGCACTACGCCATCCCCCACGCCACCACCGCCTGGCTGGCGCGCGAGATGCTGGCCGGCGAGCGCAAGGTCCGGGTCATCACCACGCTGCACGGCACCGACATCACCCTGGTGGGGCAGGAGGCGAGCTTCTACCAGATCACCAAGTTCTCGATCGAGAAGTCGGACGAGGTGACGGCGGTCTCCAACTTCCTGCGCGATGAGACCTACCGCACCTTCGGCTGCGTCAGCTGCAACGTCGAGGTCATCCCCAACTTCGTGAACCTCGAGGAGTACCGCCCCGACCCGGACGCGCGGCGGGAGGCGCTCGCGCCGGCGGGGAACCGGGTCGTCACCCACATTTCGAACTTCCGTGAGGTCAAGCGGGTCAAGGACGTGGTCCGGATCTTCGCCCGCATCCGGAAGGCCATGCCGGCCACCCTGGTGATGATCGGTGACGGCCCCGAGCGCGGCGACGCCGAGCGGGAAGCGGAGCAGCTGGGCGTCGCGGAGAGCGTGCGGTTCCTCGGGCGGCTCGACCGGGTGGCGAGCATCCTCCAGGCGAGCGACCTCTTCCTGCTGCCGAGTCAGTCGGAGTCGTTCGGGCTCGCGGCGCTCGAGGCCATGGCCTGTGGCGCGCCCGCGGTGGGCAGCCGGGTCGGCGGGCTCCCCGAAGTGATCGAGGACGGGGTGTCGGGGCTGCTGGAACTGCCCGGCTCCGTGGAGGCCATGGGGCGCCGGGCCGTGGAGCTGCTGCAGGACCCGGGACGGTACGCCGCGATGCGGGAGGCCGCGATCGCGCAGGCCAACCGCTTCTCGGCCGACCGGATCGTCCCGATGTACGAGGCGGTCTACGCCCGGGCCATGGCGTGA
- the mutL gene encoding DNA mismatch repair endonuclease MutL has protein sequence MPRRIAILPDTVADQIAAGEVVERPASAVKELVENAIDAGASRVRIELEQGGKTLIEVSDDGHGMGREDAILALDRHATSKIRSAADLVGVRTFGFRGEALPAIASVSHFRLSSSEGEGEATEVDVNGGRVDQVRPAARQRGTTITVRGLFFNTPARRKFLRSASSESRACWEAVATLALAHPTVGLELVFDGRTRLQVPSGQSPVERLEAVWGPDLARTLVPVQYAVGGFQVRGFIQRPADAQPTGRRTQLFINGRPFRDNFLVRAAEAGYRSAIHPGDRPSLFLELETTSDDVDVNVHPAKLEVRFRDRIGAERAVEEAVRDALGKLEAAALVSGPSRREFQPVGTATLPAGYDASPGLFAPLDGEAPEDDGPDAAPATDRPAWELGPITQLFNTYLVYESADGLVFVDQHSAHERVLYEQVLERLTGGGLPGQRLLLPVTLDLTDEELEVVEQYGEVLRRVGYEVEPFGGRTVALQSVPSPHPRFDAARCFQEMVADLARGRFGGWANRLERFAATYACRAAVKGGDPLDEREQRELLARLFGCALPPHDVHGRATIVQLPREELERRFGRR, from the coding sequence ATGCCACGCCGCATCGCCATCCTGCCCGACACCGTCGCCGACCAGATCGCCGCCGGCGAGGTCGTCGAGCGCCCCGCCTCCGCCGTCAAGGAACTGGTGGAGAACGCCATCGATGCCGGCGCCAGCCGCGTCCGCATCGAACTCGAGCAGGGGGGCAAGACCCTCATCGAGGTCAGCGATGACGGCCACGGCATGGGCCGCGAGGACGCCATCCTCGCCCTCGATCGCCATGCCACCAGCAAGATCCGCAGCGCCGCCGACCTGGTGGGGGTGCGCACCTTCGGCTTCCGCGGGGAGGCGCTCCCGGCCATCGCCTCGGTGTCGCACTTCCGGCTGAGCAGCTCGGAGGGGGAGGGCGAGGCCACCGAGGTCGACGTCAATGGCGGCCGGGTGGACCAGGTGCGGCCCGCGGCGCGCCAGCGCGGCACCACCATCACGGTGCGCGGGCTGTTCTTCAATACCCCGGCCCGTCGCAAGTTCCTCCGCTCCGCCTCCAGCGAGTCGCGCGCGTGCTGGGAGGCCGTGGCCACCCTGGCGCTGGCGCATCCGACGGTGGGGCTGGAACTCGTCTTCGACGGCCGCACCCGGCTGCAGGTGCCCTCGGGCCAGTCGCCGGTGGAGCGGCTCGAGGCGGTGTGGGGCCCCGATCTCGCCCGCACGCTGGTCCCGGTGCAGTACGCCGTGGGCGGCTTCCAGGTGCGCGGCTTCATCCAGCGCCCCGCCGATGCCCAGCCCACCGGCCGCCGCACCCAGCTCTTCATCAATGGCCGGCCCTTCCGCGACAACTTCCTGGTGCGCGCGGCGGAGGCGGGCTACCGCTCCGCCATCCACCCGGGGGACCGCCCCTCGCTCTTTCTCGAACTCGAGACCACCAGCGACGACGTCGACGTCAACGTGCACCCCGCCAAGCTCGAGGTGCGGTTCCGCGACCGCATCGGCGCCGAGCGCGCGGTCGAGGAAGCGGTGCGCGACGCCCTCGGCAAGCTGGAGGCGGCCGCCCTGGTGAGCGGCCCGAGTCGCCGGGAATTCCAGCCGGTGGGGACCGCCACGCTGCCGGCCGGGTACGATGCCTCCCCGGGGCTCTTTGCCCCGCTGGACGGCGAGGCGCCCGAGGACGACGGGCCGGACGCGGCGCCCGCCACCGACCGCCCCGCGTGGGAGCTGGGCCCGATCACCCAGCTCTTCAACACTTACCTGGTCTACGAGTCGGCCGACGGCCTGGTCTTCGTGGACCAGCATTCCGCCCACGAGCGTGTGCTCTACGAGCAGGTGCTGGAACGGCTCACCGGCGGTGGCCTCCCCGGGCAGCGGCTGCTGCTCCCCGTGACGCTCGACCTCACCGACGAGGAGCTCGAGGTGGTGGAGCAGTACGGCGAGGTGCTCCGCCGGGTGGGGTACGAGGTGGAGCCCTTCGGCGGGCGGACCGTGGCCCTGCAGTCGGTGCCCTCCCCGCACCCGCGGTTCGATGCCGCCCGCTGCTTCCAGGAGATGGTGGCCGACCTCGCGCGCGGCCGCTTCGGGGGCTGGGCCAACCGGCTGGAACGGTTCGCCGCGACCTACGCCTGCCGCGCGGCGGTGAAGGGGGGCGATCCGCTCGATGAGCGGGAACAGCGGGAGCTCCTGGCCCGTCTCTTCGGCTGCGCGCTCCCCCCGCACGACGTGCACGGCCGCGCCACGATCGTGCAGCTCCCGCGGGAGGAGCTGGAGCGGCGCTTTGGCCGCCGTTAG